The following coding sequences are from one Paenibacillus stellifer window:
- a CDS encoding type I phosphomannose isomerase catalytic subunit, whose protein sequence is MTKPYPLKFQPEFKERVWGGRALENFGLNLPEGHIGEGWMIADHPNGVSSVVNGELAGLGLDQIRERFGSEWFGSKGHSEDGSRFPLLIKLLDCNDNLSVQVHPTDDYEGLPKGELGKTEMWYVLDAKPDAKIIYGLKEGVSRESLAKSLEDGTVMDLLQEVPVSAGDTFYIPAGTVHALCAGVVVAEIQQNSDTTYRIFDYNRPGLDGKPRELHIEDSLNVTAYEGAGATSMKTDGAVPGQWLELARSPYFIVEKGIVNGEWKLEADKESFTVLVICEGSGHLVWEGGSQPYAAGECYLLPATLGSYSIEGQSTLLRSYLP, encoded by the coding sequence ATGACGAAACCTTATCCATTAAAGTTTCAACCTGAATTCAAGGAACGGGTATGGGGCGGCAGAGCCCTGGAGAATTTCGGTCTCAATCTGCCCGAGGGCCATATCGGCGAAGGCTGGATGATCGCCGACCATCCGAACGGCGTATCGTCCGTAGTCAACGGCGAGCTGGCCGGTCTTGGATTGGACCAGATCCGCGAGCGTTTCGGCAGCGAGTGGTTCGGCAGCAAAGGCCACTCCGAAGACGGCTCCAGGTTCCCGCTGCTCATCAAGCTGCTGGACTGCAACGACAATCTGTCCGTCCAGGTTCACCCTACTGACGATTATGAAGGTCTGCCGAAGGGCGAACTGGGCAAGACTGAAATGTGGTATGTGCTCGACGCCAAACCGGACGCCAAGATCATCTACGGCCTCAAGGAAGGCGTGAGCCGCGAAAGTCTGGCCAAGTCGCTGGAAGACGGCACCGTGATGGATCTCCTTCAGGAAGTTCCGGTATCCGCAGGCGACACCTTCTACATTCCGGCCGGCACGGTCCATGCGCTGTGCGCGGGCGTAGTTGTGGCTGAAATTCAGCAGAACTCCGATACTACATATCGGATCTTTGATTATAATCGTCCGGGACTGGACGGCAAGCCTCGCGAGCTGCACATCGAGGACTCCCTTAACGTAACGGCTTATGAAGGTGCCGGCGCGACTTCCATGAAGACGGACGGCGCTGTGCCGGGACAGTGGCTGGAGCTGGCCCGCTCTCCGTATTTTATCGTGGAAAAAGGCATCGTGAACGGCGAATGGAAGCTTGAGGCCGATAAGGAAAGCTTCACCGTGCTTGTCATCTGCGAAGGCAGCGGCCATCTTGTATGGGAAGGCGGCTCCCAGCCGTATGCGGCCGGCGAATGCTACCTGCTTCCGGCAACGCTCGGCTCCTATTCGATCGAAGGGCAGTCCACGCTGCTTCGCTCGTACCTGCCTTAA
- a CDS encoding class I SAM-dependent methyltransferase, producing the protein MGFLSVLSYAHKLVEERLGPGGRAIDGTVGTGADTLFLAKAAGPKGAVYGFDIQSEALRSAEERLQRAREEGAKLAASTLLLESHDAMKQVLPSSWQGGVDAVMFNFGYYPGEESDKSIITLPDSSVAALAASLDMLRPGGIITAVLYPGHPGGELEAAAVEEWAASLPQRSAGAIVYRQLQRSTAPYVVAVEKKRN; encoded by the coding sequence ATGGGATTTCTCTCCGTGCTGAGCTATGCCCACAAGCTGGTGGAAGAACGCCTCGGCCCTGGAGGCCGCGCTATAGACGGCACCGTGGGGACAGGAGCGGATACTCTGTTCCTCGCCAAGGCGGCGGGTCCGAAGGGCGCGGTATACGGCTTCGACATTCAGAGCGAAGCGCTGCGCAGCGCCGAAGAACGTCTGCAGCGGGCCCGGGAAGAAGGAGCCAAGCTGGCCGCCTCCACGCTGCTGCTGGAGAGCCATGACGCCATGAAGCAGGTCCTGCCTTCTTCCTGGCAGGGAGGCGTGGATGCTGTGATGTTCAATTTCGGTTACTATCCCGGCGAGGAGTCGGACAAGAGCATCATTACGCTGCCGGACAGCTCCGTGGCTGCGCTTGCAGCATCCCTGGACATGCTCCGCCCAGGCGGGATCATCACCGCCGTTCTCTATCCGGGACATCCGGGCGGGGAGCTTGAGGCTGCGGCGGTGGAGGAGTGGGCCGCCTCCCTGCCGCAGCGTTCGGCCGGAGCTATCGTGTACCGGCAGCTGCAGCGCAGCACTGCTCCTTATGTGGTCGCCGTAGAGAAAAAAAGGAACTGA
- a CDS encoding TIGR01212 family radical SAM protein (This family includes YhcC from E. coli K-12, an uncharacterized radical SAM protein.), with protein MTILQTPSSAPLWGDKRFHTWNYEMREMFGEKVFKVMLDAGFTCPNRDGTIAKGGCTFCSARGSGDFAGRRRDDLVTQFNTVRDRQHQKWPNAKYIGYFQAYTNTYAPVEELREYFEVILEQPGVVGLSIATRPDCLPDDVVDYLADLNRRTYLWVEMGLQTIHESTSVLINRAHDTDCYREAVAKLRSRGIRVCTHIIHGLPQETHEMMLETVSAVSQMDVQGIKIHLLHLMRKTPMVKQYEAGLLRFLEQDEYVKLIADSLEMLPPEMIVHRLTGDAPRDLLIGPMWSLKKWEVLNAIDDELARRDTWQGKYWRTR; from the coding sequence ATGACTATACTTCAAACTCCTTCCTCAGCGCCGCTGTGGGGAGATAAACGGTTTCACACCTGGAACTACGAAATGCGCGAGATGTTCGGGGAAAAGGTATTCAAAGTGATGCTGGATGCCGGATTTACCTGCCCCAACCGGGACGGCACGATCGCCAAGGGCGGCTGCACCTTCTGCAGCGCGCGGGGTTCGGGCGATTTTGCGGGAAGACGCCGCGATGATCTGGTAACCCAGTTTAACACCGTCCGCGACCGTCAGCATCAGAAATGGCCGAACGCTAAATATATCGGCTATTTTCAAGCCTATACTAACACGTATGCGCCCGTCGAGGAGCTGCGGGAATACTTCGAGGTCATTTTGGAGCAGCCCGGAGTCGTCGGACTATCCATCGCCACGCGTCCCGACTGCCTGCCGGATGATGTCGTGGATTATTTGGCCGATTTGAACCGCAGAACGTATCTGTGGGTCGAAATGGGACTTCAAACCATTCATGAGTCCACTTCCGTTCTTATTAACAGGGCGCATGATACGGACTGCTACCGCGAGGCTGTGGCCAAGCTGCGCAGCCGGGGCATCCGCGTGTGCACCCATATCATCCACGGCCTTCCACAGGAGACCCATGAAATGATGCTTGAGACCGTATCCGCCGTCTCGCAGATGGATGTACAGGGCATCAAAATCCATCTGCTTCATCTAATGCGCAAGACGCCGATGGTCAAGCAGTACGAGGCCGGCTTGCTCCGCTTCCTGGAGCAGGACGAGTACGTCAAGCTGATCGCCGATTCACTGGAAATGCTGCCGCCGGAAATGATTGTTCACCGTTTGACAGGCGACGCGCCGCGCGACCTGCTGATCGGCCCGATGTGGAGCCTCAAGAAATGGGAAGTGCTGAATGCCATCGACGACGAACTGGCACGCAGGGATACGTGGCAGGGCAAGTACTGGAGAACACGCTGA
- the trmB gene encoding tRNA (guanosine(46)-N7)-methyltransferase TrmB — MRLRGRKGIRENLEEQTDLVVLDPRSYKGQWSKLFGNDHPIYVEFGMGKGQFISRMSHRYPEINFIGIDMYDELIRRASEKARDIWEPEGVTTPPNLKLALANIEYAEEVFAEGELERIYLNFSDPWPKSKHARRRLTHPRFLEKYRMLLNPLGEIHQKTDSRSLFEFSLNAFADFGLQMTNISLDLHAGGINEEHVMTEYETKFVGQGIQIHRCEAIVGADALERYKASRLDKYRM, encoded by the coding sequence ATGCGTTTACGCGGTAGAAAAGGAATAAGAGAGAATCTGGAGGAGCAGACCGATCTGGTTGTGCTTGATCCCAGATCATATAAGGGACAGTGGTCGAAGCTCTTTGGCAATGACCATCCGATTTATGTCGAGTTCGGCATGGGGAAGGGACAGTTCATCAGCCGGATGAGCCATAGATACCCGGAGATCAACTTCATCGGGATCGACATGTATGATGAACTGATCCGGCGCGCTTCGGAGAAAGCACGGGACATCTGGGAGCCGGAGGGGGTTACAACGCCGCCCAATTTGAAGCTGGCGCTGGCCAATATTGAATATGCGGAGGAAGTATTCGCCGAAGGCGAGCTTGAGCGTATTTATCTGAACTTCAGTGATCCGTGGCCCAAATCGAAGCATGCGCGGCGCAGACTGACGCATCCCCGTTTTCTGGAGAAATACCGGATGCTGCTGAACCCGCTCGGTGAAATTCATCAGAAGACCGATTCGCGCAGCCTGTTCGAGTTCTCGCTGAACGCTTTTGCCGATTTCGGGCTGCAAATGACGAATATATCCCTGGATCTGCATGCGGGCGGCATTAATGAAGAGCATGTCATGACCGAGTATGAGACGAAATTCGTCGGACAAGGGATTCAGATTCACCGCTGCGAGGCGATTGTCGGGGCGGACGCGCTTGAACGGTACAAGGCGTCAAGACTCGACAAATATAGAATGTAA
- a CDS encoding UDP-N-acetylglucosamine--LPS N-acetylglucosamine transferase, with protein MRKLRILLLSEGFGAGHTQAAYALSSSLRQLSPNIQTRVLEPGNFLNPRIGPLILSAYRKTVLTRPKLMGYVYKHQKSFNRLTTLALHRLFYTHMKNIVQQLRPDVIVCTHFIPSAVISRLKRLDPSFKTPLCTVITDYDAHATWISREVDRYLVSTQEVRTKLLLKGVSPGKIRVTGIPVHPSFWEHPSREDILQRFGLKDMPTVLVMGGGWGIMNDQVVNHFIAGWRDRVQLVFCTGRNEELLEEMRNDSHFDHPNISLIGFTKEVDKLMEVSDLLVTKPGGMTCSEGLAKGIPMLFYHPLPGQEEENSRYFTSLGLGEPILSLEVVAKWMDRLLSDRPGFQTKRKAHLASIAKYNPQQSAQSILEMLK; from the coding sequence ATGCGCAAACTACGAATACTGCTGCTGTCCGAGGGCTTTGGAGCAGGGCACACCCAGGCAGCCTATGCCCTCTCCAGCAGCCTCCGGCAGCTGTCGCCGAACATACAGACCCGGGTCCTTGAGCCGGGCAACTTCCTGAACCCCCGAATCGGACCGCTGATTCTGTCCGCCTACCGCAAGACGGTGTTAACCCGTCCCAAGCTGATGGGGTATGTATACAAGCATCAGAAATCGTTCAATCGTCTTACCACGCTTGCCCTGCATCGGCTTTTTTATACCCATATGAAAAATATTGTTCAGCAGCTTCGCCCGGATGTCATCGTCTGCACCCATTTCATTCCGAGCGCGGTCATATCCCGGCTGAAGCGGCTGGACCCTTCCTTCAAGACTCCGCTCTGCACGGTCATCACCGATTACGACGCGCATGCCACCTGGATCAGCCGGGAAGTGGACCGCTACCTGGTCTCGACCCAGGAAGTAAGAACCAAGCTTCTCCTGAAAGGGGTCTCGCCCGGAAAAATCAGAGTGACGGGCATCCCGGTGCACCCCTCATTCTGGGAGCATCCAAGCCGTGAAGACATCCTGCAGAGGTTCGGACTTAAGGACATGCCCACCGTTCTTGTCATGGGCGGAGGCTGGGGGATTATGAACGACCAGGTAGTGAATCATTTTATCGCAGGCTGGCGGGACCGGGTTCAGCTTGTTTTTTGCACCGGGCGCAACGAGGAACTGCTGGAGGAGATGCGGAACGACTCGCACTTTGATCATCCGAATATCTCGCTCATCGGCTTCACGAAGGAGGTCGACAAGCTGATGGAGGTATCCGATCTCCTGGTGACGAAGCCGGGAGGCATGACCTGCAGTGAAGGGCTGGCCAAGGGCATTCCGATGCTCTTCTACCATCCCCTTCCCGGCCAGGAGGAAGAGAACAGCCGGTATTTCACCTCGCTTGGGCTCGGCGAGCCGATTCTGTCGCTGGAGGTTGTCGCCAAATGGATGGACAGGCTGCTGAGCGACCGGCCCGGATTCCAGACCAAGCGCAAGGCCCACCTGGCAAGCATCGCGAAGTACAACCCGCAGCAGAGCGCCCAGAGCATTCTGGAAATGCTGAAATAA
- a CDS encoding phosphatase PAP2 family protein, with product MRPGITKLLTAERRLFQWINGRLHNRYLNFWLFYLTHLGGATATLGISLIVWVVAPQTLKQPVQQALAAIVVSHFPVAVAKRMYPRIRPYLALPGTNTFRNPLKDHSFPSGHTTAVFAATVPYMAAYPPLAFILLPVAVLVGFSRIYLGLHYPSDVAAGALIGTVVAAAAVAWWS from the coding sequence ATGAGACCTGGAATAACAAAACTGCTTACTGCGGAGCGCCGCCTGTTTCAATGGATTAACGGACGTCTGCACAACCGCTATCTGAACTTTTGGCTCTTTTATCTGACTCATCTGGGCGGCGCCACCGCCACGCTTGGCATCAGCCTTATCGTCTGGGTAGTTGCCCCGCAGACCCTTAAACAGCCGGTACAGCAGGCTCTGGCTGCGATTGTGGTCAGTCATTTTCCCGTCGCCGTCGCCAAAAGAATGTATCCGCGAATCCGGCCCTATCTGGCTCTCCCCGGCACGAATACCTTCCGCAATCCGCTGAAGGACCATTCGTTTCCGTCCGGGCATACGACAGCGGTGTTTGCCGCCACCGTACCCTATATGGCCGCATATCCTCCGCTCGCATTCATTCTGCTGCCCGTCGCCGTTCTCGTAGGCTTCTCGCGGATTTATCTCGGTCTGCATTATCCGTCCGACGTTGCCGCCGGCGCGTTGATCGGGACCGTGGTCGCGGCCGCAGCGGTTGCATGGTGGAGCTAA
- a CDS encoding glycosyltransferase family 2 protein, with protein sequence MTDAIFVSLQAILALIAIYQFGFSLFGLRKKKKKEHFPPQKSFAVLVAAHNEEEVVGALMENLKQLNYPKELYDVFVICDNCTDNTAKIVREHGMNACVRVNPDLRGKGYAIEWMLKNLWSMPRQYDAVVMFDADNLAHTDFLIEMNNDLCTGAKVIQGYIDTKNPEDSWITAAYGISYWYINRLWQLSRHNLGMANFLGGTGMCFETNLLKEMGWGATSLVEDLEFTMRSASKGVYPRFNYDAKVFDEKPLTFKASSRQRLRWMQGHFTVARRYFFPLLWQSVKERSLTKFDLALYGVNVYIVLLTFLMTAVMWIDSSLLGGPHIANLYGHLPMWLSYAAIAANVFTFFVSMILEKVKFKKVYLYMLLFPIYLISWYPITFYAFFTQNNKQWSHTKHTRVVRLEEVQSKQG encoded by the coding sequence ATGACAGACGCAATTTTTGTATCGCTCCAAGCCATCTTGGCGCTGATCGCCATCTATCAGTTTGGCTTCTCGCTGTTCGGATTGCGCAAGAAAAAGAAAAAGGAGCACTTTCCGCCGCAGAAATCTTTTGCGGTGCTGGTAGCAGCCCACAACGAAGAAGAGGTTGTTGGCGCGCTTATGGAGAATCTCAAGCAGCTTAACTACCCGAAAGAGCTGTACGACGTATTCGTTATCTGTGATAACTGTACGGACAACACGGCGAAGATCGTCCGTGAGCATGGCATGAACGCCTGCGTGCGCGTCAACCCGGATCTGCGCGGCAAGGGCTATGCCATTGAATGGATGCTCAAGAACCTGTGGAGCATGCCGCGCCAGTATGACGCTGTCGTGATGTTCGACGCTGATAATCTGGCGCATACGGATTTCCTGATTGAAATGAACAACGACCTGTGCACCGGCGCTAAGGTCATCCAGGGCTACATCGACACGAAGAACCCGGAGGATTCCTGGATTACTGCTGCTTACGGTATTTCATACTGGTATATCAACCGGCTGTGGCAGCTGTCCCGCCACAATCTCGGGATGGCCAATTTCCTTGGCGGTACAGGCATGTGCTTTGAGACGAATCTGCTGAAAGAAATGGGCTGGGGAGCGACGAGTCTGGTCGAGGACCTGGAGTTCACGATGCGGAGCGCTTCCAAGGGTGTATATCCGAGATTCAACTACGACGCCAAGGTGTTCGACGAGAAGCCGCTCACGTTCAAGGCTTCTTCCAGACAGAGACTGCGGTGGATGCAGGGTCACTTCACTGTCGCGCGCCGTTATTTCTTCCCTCTGCTGTGGCAAAGCGTGAAAGAACGCAGCCTCACGAAATTCGATCTTGCGCTGTATGGCGTGAATGTCTACATCGTGCTGCTGACGTTCCTGATGACTGCGGTTATGTGGATCGACAGCTCGCTGCTCGGGGGACCGCATATCGCGAATCTATACGGACATTTGCCGATGTGGCTCAGCTATGCCGCCATCGCTGCCAATGTCTTCACTTTCTTCGTTTCGATGATTCTGGAGAAGGTGAAGTTCAAGAAGGTGTATCTCTACATGCTGCTGTTCCCGATTTACCTGATCTCCTGGTATCCGATTACGTTCTATGCTTTCTTCACCCAGAACAACAAGCAGTGGAGCCACACCAAGCATACGCGCGTCGTACGGCTTGAGGAAGTGCAGAGCAAGCAGGGCTAG
- the infC gene encoding translation initiation factor IF-3, with protein sequence MINDEIRAKEVRLVGAEGEQIGIKPIREALQMAIDLNLDLVNVAPQAKPPVCRIMDYGKFRYEQQKKEKEARKNQKIVDIKEVWFRANIEEHDYQTKFRNVVKFLNEGDKVKCSVRFRGREITHANIGQKILERVKSEVAEISVVERQPKLEGRSMIMILAPKSS encoded by the coding sequence ATGATCAATGATGAAATTCGGGCGAAAGAAGTCCGTTTGGTTGGTGCGGAAGGAGAACAAATCGGGATTAAACCGATCCGCGAAGCGCTGCAGATGGCTATCGATCTGAATCTGGATCTGGTCAACGTTGCACCGCAAGCGAAGCCGCCGGTATGCCGCATCATGGATTACGGCAAGTTCCGTTATGAGCAGCAGAAGAAAGAGAAGGAAGCCCGCAAGAATCAGAAGATCGTGGATATCAAGGAAGTCTGGTTCCGCGCGAACATTGAAGAACACGACTATCAGACGAAGTTCCGCAATGTGGTCAAATTTTTGAATGAAGGCGACAAGGTGAAATGTTCCGTCCGTTTCCGCGGACGCGAAATTACCCATGCGAATATCGGTCAGAAAATTCTGGAACGCGTGAAGTCGGAAGTGGCCGAAATCTCCGTTGTGGAACGTCAGCCCAAGCTGGAAGGCCGCAGCATGATCATGATCCTGGCGCCGAAATCTTCTTAA
- the rpmI gene encoding 50S ribosomal protein L35: MPKMKTHSSLKGRFKITGTGKVTRYKAYKNHLLSHKSKRAKRVLGTNPEMAPGDVRRLKQGLANLK; the protein is encoded by the coding sequence ATGCCTAAAATGAAAACTCACAGCAGCCTGAAAGGCCGCTTCAAGATCACTGGAACCGGTAAAGTAACCCGTTACAAAGCGTACAAGAACCACCTGCTGTCCCACAAATCCAAACGTGCGAAGCGCGTACTGGGAACCAACCCTGAAATGGCTCCTGGCGATGTAAGACGCCTGAAACAAGGCCTTGCTAACCTGAAATAG
- the rplT gene encoding 50S ribosomal protein L20: MARVKGGIVVRRKHKKVLKLAKGYFGSKHRIFKTAKEQVNKSLVYAYRDRRQTKRNFRKLWIVRINAAARLNGLSYNKLVHGLKLAGVDINRKMLADLAVNDLNAFNSLASVAKEKINA; the protein is encoded by the coding sequence ATGGCAAGAGTTAAAGGCGGCATCGTCGTACGTCGCAAACATAAAAAAGTTCTGAAACTGGCAAAGGGTTACTTCGGTTCCAAGCACCGCATTTTCAAGACCGCCAAAGAGCAGGTCAACAAATCCCTGGTCTACGCATACCGTGACCGCCGCCAGACCAAGCGCAACTTCCGCAAGCTGTGGATCGTGCGTATCAATGCTGCAGCTCGCCTGAACGGCCTGTCCTACAACAAGCTGGTTCATGGTCTGAAGCTGGCTGGTGTGGACATCAACCGCAAAATGCTGGCCGATCTGGCTGTTAACGACCTGAACGCATTCAACTCCCTGGCTTCCGTAGCCAAAGAGAAGATCAACGCGTAA
- a CDS encoding acyl-CoA thioesterase — protein sequence MSESSQPAVPASKYCRESRVFKTGRVFPNDINNHKTLFGGKLMSNIDEVASISAMRHCRCNVVTASTDSVDFLLPIRPTDSFCFESFVSWTGRTSIEVFVKVIAENLYTGERAVAATAFLTFVAVGQDGAPSPVPAVIPETEEEKLISDLAEERAEHRKVRRAASKNLASKLTTTKYWE from the coding sequence ATGAGTGAATCCTCCCAGCCGGCCGTCCCGGCTTCAAAATATTGCAGGGAGTCACGCGTGTTCAAGACGGGAAGAGTCTTCCCGAATGACATTAACAATCATAAAACCCTCTTCGGCGGCAAGCTGATGAGCAACATCGACGAAGTGGCCTCCATCTCAGCCATGCGTCACTGCCGCTGCAACGTCGTTACCGCCTCCACCGATTCTGTCGATTTCCTCCTCCCGATCCGTCCGACCGACTCCTTCTGCTTCGAATCCTTTGTCTCCTGGACCGGAAGAACCAGCATTGAAGTCTTCGTCAAAGTCATCGCCGAGAATCTGTACACCGGTGAACGCGCCGTAGCGGCAACCGCATTCCTCACCTTCGTGGCGGTCGGCCAGGACGGGGCTCCAAGCCCGGTTCCTGCCGTTATTCCGGAGACAGAGGAAGAGAAGCTGATCAGCGATCTCGCCGAGGAACGCGCGGAGCACCGCAAGGTAAGACGCGCAGCGAGCAAGAACTTGGCTTCCAAGCTCACCACCACCAAATATTGGGAATGA
- a CDS encoding BMP family lipoprotein — translation MKKVMKLSLVMLLAFTVILAGCGKNNNNAGNNASGDTGTNTGTNAAANTAANTGTGEATTDNSNIKIGMVTDVGGVNDKSFNQSAWEALQALEKESGIKVQYLQSKSNADYEPNLNQFVKDGYALTWGIGFDLGDAVKKVATENPDAKLAIIDSVVDAPNVESVTFSENEGSFLVGVVAGLTTKSNKVGFIGGMESPVIKRFEAGFKAGVAAVNPSAKVTVTYAGAYDKPDTGKSLAATLYDAGNDIIFPAAGATGNGVFNEAKSRNKAGGSKVWVIGVDKDQSLEFGDDVTLTSMVKRVDEAVKTVSKQIMDGTFKGGTTTVLGLKDNGVGLPDTSKANVSADILAKVDDYKQQIIDGKITVPSE, via the coding sequence ATGAAAAAAGTTATGAAGCTGTCTCTCGTTATGCTGCTTGCTTTCACGGTCATCCTGGCCGGTTGTGGCAAGAACAATAACAACGCGGGCAACAACGCGTCCGGAGACACTGGTACCAACACAGGCACTAACGCAGCTGCTAACACGGCAGCCAATACAGGAACCGGCGAAGCAACAACAGATAACTCGAACATTAAAATCGGTATGGTTACCGACGTAGGCGGAGTTAACGACAAATCGTTCAACCAATCCGCTTGGGAAGCTCTCCAGGCTCTTGAGAAAGAAAGCGGCATTAAAGTTCAATACCTGCAAAGTAAGTCCAATGCTGATTATGAACCGAACCTGAACCAATTCGTGAAAGACGGTTACGCCCTGACTTGGGGTATCGGATTTGACCTCGGGGACGCTGTGAAGAAAGTAGCTACCGAGAATCCGGATGCCAAGCTGGCGATCATTGATAGCGTGGTAGACGCTCCTAACGTTGAGTCCGTTACCTTCTCCGAGAACGAAGGCTCGTTCCTCGTAGGCGTGGTAGCAGGTTTGACTACGAAGAGCAACAAGGTTGGCTTCATTGGCGGTATGGAAAGCCCGGTAATCAAACGCTTCGAAGCCGGCTTCAAAGCAGGCGTTGCAGCGGTTAATCCTAGTGCTAAAGTAACAGTTACCTATGCAGGTGCTTACGACAAGCCTGATACGGGTAAATCCCTTGCAGCAACGCTTTATGACGCAGGCAACGACATCATCTTCCCGGCTGCAGGCGCAACTGGCAACGGTGTATTCAACGAAGCTAAATCCCGCAACAAAGCAGGCGGCTCGAAGGTTTGGGTAATCGGCGTCGACAAAGACCAATCCCTTGAGTTCGGCGATGACGTAACACTGACTTCCATGGTTAAACGCGTAGACGAAGCGGTTAAGACGGTTTCCAAGCAAATCATGGACGGCACGTTCAAGGGCGGTACGACAACCGTTCTGGGTCTGAAAGACAACGGGGTAGGTCTGCCGGATACGTCCAAAGCTAACGTAAGCGCGGATATCCTGGCTAAAGTTGACGACTACAAACAACAAATCATCGATGGCAAGATTACCGTTCCTAGCGAGTAA
- a CDS encoding ABC transporter ATP-binding protein, protein MSAAAPVVELKQITKRFPGIVANDSISLTLEKGEIHALLGENGAGKSTLMNIVFGLYQPDEGSIEVGGKPVVIDSPNRAIELGIGMVHQHFKLVEPFTVTENIILGMEPKKGLKIDYKSAAEQVRKLSELYGLQVNPHAKIHDISVGMQQRVEIMKTLYRGADILIFDEPTAVLTPQEINELMAIMKRLVAEGKSIILITHKLKEIMSISDRVTIIRRGKVIDTVKTSETNPNELAEKMVGRGVSFKIDKEEPKIGGTVLKVDGVNSKNKEGISVLNHLSFEVKAGEILGIAGVDGNGQSELIQAITGLRKIDSGSIEVEGREIANLSPRKISELNVSHIPEDRHKHGLVLDFTLSENMVLETYYKHPYNRNGFMNFDLIDKHAEELVQAFDVRTPSIQNKARSLSGGNQQKAIIAREIDKNPTLLIAAQPTRGLDVGAIEFVQKQLVAQRDQGKAVLLISFELDEIMNVSDRIAVIYEGQIVGEVYPKDTNDQELGLMMAGSLKRGGKKVEQV, encoded by the coding sequence ATGAGTGCTGCGGCTCCTGTCGTAGAGTTGAAGCAAATCACAAAACGATTTCCCGGTATTGTCGCCAACGACTCCATCAGTCTCACGCTCGAAAAAGGCGAGATTCACGCTCTTCTCGGTGAGAATGGGGCGGGCAAATCCACATTGATGAACATTGTATTCGGGCTGTATCAGCCTGATGAAGGCAGTATTGAAGTTGGCGGGAAACCGGTTGTCATCGACAGTCCGAACCGAGCTATTGAGCTTGGGATCGGGATGGTGCATCAGCATTTCAAGCTGGTGGAGCCGTTCACCGTAACTGAGAACATCATCCTTGGAATGGAGCCGAAGAAAGGCCTTAAAATCGACTATAAATCCGCAGCGGAGCAGGTCCGCAAGCTGTCGGAGCTGTACGGTCTTCAAGTGAATCCGCATGCCAAAATCCACGATATCTCGGTCGGTATGCAGCAGCGGGTTGAAATCATGAAGACGTTGTACCGCGGCGCGGATATCCTTATATTTGACGAACCGACCGCTGTGCTGACCCCTCAGGAGATCAATGAACTGATGGCCATCATGAAGCGTCTGGTCGCCGAAGGCAAGTCCATCATTCTGATCACTCACAAGCTGAAGGAGATTATGTCCATTTCAGACCGTGTTACGATCATCCGGCGCGGTAAAGTGATTGATACGGTCAAGACCTCCGAGACGAATCCGAACGAGCTGGCGGAGAAGATGGTTGGCCGCGGCGTTTCGTTCAAGATCGACAAAGAGGAGCCGAAGATTGGCGGCACTGTCCTGAAGGTGGACGGCGTGAACAGCAAGAACAAAGAAGGCATTTCTGTCTTGAATCACTTGAGCTTTGAAGTCAAGGCTGGAGAGATTCTGGGCATTGCCGGGGTCGACGGGAACGGGCAGAGCGAGCTGATCCAGGCGATTACCGGTCTCCGCAAAATCGATTCGGGCTCCATTGAGGTCGAGGGCCGCGAAATCGCGAATCTGTCACCACGCAAAATATCGGAGTTGAACGTTTCCCATATCCCGGAGGACCGCCACAAGCACGGGCTTGTGCTCGACTTCACCTTGAGTGAGAACATGGTTCTGGAAACCTATTATAAGCATCCTTATAACCGCAACGGTTTTATGAATTTCGATCTTATCGATAAGCATGCGGAAGAGCTGGTTCAGGCGTTTGACGTGCGTACGCCGTCGATTCAGAACAAAGCGCGCTCTTTGTCGGGCGGTAATCAGCAGAAGGCGATTATTGCTCGGGAAATAGACAAGAATCCTACACTGCTGATTGCGGCTCAGCCGACCCGCGGACTTGACGTAGGGGCTATTGAATTTGTTCAGAAGCAGCTGGTAGCCCAACGGGATCAAGGCAAGGCCGTACTGCTCATCTCATTTGAGCTGGATGAAATCATGAACGTATCCGACCGGATTGCCGTCATCTACGAAGGACAGATTGTCGGAGAGGTTTATCCGAAGGATACAAATGACCAGGAGCTTGGACTCATGATGGCGGGCAGCCTGAAGCGGGGAGGTAAGAAGGTTGAACAAGTTTAG